Within the Rhodospirillales bacterium genome, the region GAACCGGAACGACAGGATGAATGCCGTCTTGAATTCATAGAGAAGATCGAGCGCGATCTCGACCTTCGGTCGCCATTTGGGAAAGCGCTCCATCAGCGCCTCGCCGTAGCGCCGCCCGAGGAAGAACCAAACCTGATCGCCGAGGAAACTGCCGAACCAGGCCACGAACAGGAGCTTGAACGGATCGACGATGCCGTGATGGGCGGCGTAGCCGCCGAAGATGACGATGGTTTCGCCTTCGAAGAACGTCCAGACGAATATGCCGATGTAAAACCAATCGCCGTATTCGTTCATGAACCGGGCGATTTGTTCTTCGATCATCGGGTGTGTCCGGACGGCTGAAAAAGGCGGATTCGGTCTGGAAAACCACCTATCCGTAAAACCTAAGCCGGGTCAAGGGAGAGGCCGCCTCAGGGCGCCAGGATTTTACCGGGATTCATGATCCCGCCCGGGTCGAGGGCGCGCTTGATCGCGCGCATCGCGCCTAGCGCCTCGCCGTGTTCGGCGGCCAGGAACCCGATCTTGCCATAGCCGACCCCGTGTTCGCCGGTGCAGGTGCCGTCCATGGCGATCGCCCTAAGCACCATCCGTTCGTTGACCGCCTGGGCGCGGCGTATTTCGTCCGCGTCGTCGGGATCGATCACGAAAATGACGTGAAAATTGCCGTCGCCGACATGCCCGACGATCGGCGCGACCAAGCCGGAACGGTCGATGTCGGCGCGGGTTTCCAGAATGCACTCGGCGAGCCGGGAGATCGGCACGCACACGTCGGTCGCCATGCCGCGCGCGCCGGGCCTGAGCGCCATGGCGGCGTAATGGGCGTCGTGACGGGCCTGCCAGAGCTTGGCCCGGTCCTCCGGGCGCGCCGCCCACTGGAAGTCGGCCCCGCCGAAGTCGCGCGCCAACGCCTTGACCGTCTCGACCTGCTCGATCACGCTTTTGTCGCTACCGTGAAATTCGAAGAACAGAGTCGGTGCCTCGCGGTAGGAAAGCTTGGCGTAGCGGTTGAGCGCCTTCATCTGCACTTCGTCCAGCAGCTCGATCCGCGCCACCGGAACCCCCGATTGCAGCGTGGCGATGACCGTGTCGACGGCGGACGCGAGATCGGGAAAAGCGGTGACGGCAGCCGAGATCGCCTCGGGAATTCCGTTCAGGCGCACCGTCAGCTCGGTGATGACGCCGAGCGTCCCTTCCGAGCCGACGAAGAGGTGGGTGAGATCGTACCCGGCCGCCGACTTGCGCGCCCGACGGCTGGTGCGGATGACGCGGCCGTCGGCGAGCACGACGACCAGCGACAGCACCTTGTCGCGCATGGTGCCGTAGCGTACCGCGTTGGTGCCCGAGGCCCGGGTCGCGGCCATGCCGCCGAGCGTCGCGTCGGCGCCCGGATCGACCGTGAAGAACAGACCGCGGTCGCGCACGTATTCGTTCAGATGCTTGCGCGTCACGCCCGCTTCGCAGGTCGCGTCCATGTCCTCGGGCCGCACCGCGATGATCCGGTTCATCCGGGAAAGATCGAGACACATGCCGCCCTGGAGCGCGGCGACGTGGCCCTCGAGCGAGGTACCGACCCCGAACGGAATAATCGGGACTTTCCGCGCTGCGCACGCGCGTACCAAGGCGACCACCTCCTCGGTCGATTGCGGAAAAACCACCGCGTCGGGCGCGTGGCCGGGATGATAGGATTCGTCGCGGCCGTGGCGTTCGCGCACCGAAGCGTTGGTGACAACGCGGTCGCCAGCGATGGCGCGCAGCTCGGCGAGCAAGCCGTCGTCGAGGCGGGCGGCGGGTGTGCTCATGAGCCGACGCCTCCGGACGCGCCCGCGAACGGGGAAATTTCCAGCGGCGGCGGACCTCCCGTCGCCCAATCGAGCAACTCGACCGTATGCACCACGGGCATCAAACTCGCTCCCTGCAACTGGGACCAGCAGCCGATGTTGCCGGTCGCGACCACATCAGCGCCGGTGGCAGCGAGGCGCTGCGCCTTGCGCTCCTTGAGCCGGAGGGCAAGATCGGCCTGGAGAATATTGTAGACGCCCGCCGAACCGCAGCAAAGATGCGACTCGGCCGGCTCGCGCACCTCGAAACCGGCCTCGGCAAGCAGCCGCTTCGGGACCTCGCGCACCCGTTGGCCATGCTGAAGCGAGCAGGCGGCGTGGTAGGCGATAACGCGCGCGCGCGGGCGATTGTCCGTGGGGCGCATCCCGCGCAGGCCGAGATCGTCGATCACCTCGCTCACGTCCCGGGCGAGCGAGGCGATTCGCGCGCCGCGCTCGGCCCAGACCGGATCGTGGCGCAAAAGAAAAGCATAATCCTTGACCGTAGTCCCGCAGCCCGAGGCGTTGACGACGATGGCGTCGAGCCCGCCCGCCGCCATCACCCGTTCCCACGCCGCGACGTTGGCGCGCGCCGCCGCCTCGGCCGCCGCCGTTTCGCCGATGTGATGGGCAAGCGCGCCGCAGCAGCCGGCGCCTTCGGCCACCACCACTTCGCAGCCGAGCCGGGTCAGCAAGCGCACGGTCGCCTCGTTGATCGAGGGGCGCAACACTTGCTGGGCGCAGCCGGTCATCAGGGCGACGCGCTTGCGCCTCGCACCCTCGGCCGGGAAAACCTGCGGCCGGTCGACGGCCGAGGGCGGCGCCAAGCGTTTCGGCGCCATTGCCGCCATCACCCCAAGCCGGCCCGGCAGCAATGCCTTGAACGGCCGCGCCAGCGCGGCGCCGAGGAGCGCGAGACGGAACACGCCGGGCCTGGGCAAAAGGCGCATCAACAATGTGCGGAGCATGCGCTCCATCGCCGGCCGGCGCAGACCCCGCGCCATGCGTTCGCGCGCGATGTCCACCAGCCGCATGTAGTTGACCCCGGACGGGCAGGTCGTCATGCACGAAAGGCACGTGAGGCAACGATCCAGATGCCGGGCCGGCGTCGCCGGCGCGCGCGCGTCCGTTTCGAGCATGTGCTTGATCAGGTAGATGCGCCCGCGCGGGCTGTCCAATTCGTCGCCGAGCAATACATAGGTCGGGCAGGTCGCCGTGCAGAACCCGCAATGCACGCACTTGCGCAGGATTCCGTCCGCTTCGCGGATGTCGGCGTCGGCCAACTGCGCGGGAGTGAAGCTGGTCTGCATGTCACTCGCCCGCGTACATGCGCCCCGGATTGAGGCGGCGGTCGGGATCGAAGGCGTCCTTGACCCGCCGGCCGAGTTCGGCGAGCGCCGGAGGACGCGGCTGAAACACCTCGACGCGGTCGCGCGCCGGATCGTCCGCGCGGATCAGGGTCGCGTGGCCGCCGTCCGGCGGGATTACGCCGCGTACGATATCGGCCCCGGCATCCGGCAACGGCGGATGGGCCAGCCAAACCAATCCCCCACCCCAGTCGAGCAGAAAATGTCCACCAAGGCGCTGGGCGAGAGTGCCCGCGATCCGGGCACCGTCCGCCGGCGCTACCGAAAGCCGCCACACCTGCGCCGTCGGATCGGCGGCGAGAAAGGATACGTCGCGCACCTCGCGCCAGAAGGTTTCCGAATTTGACGTGTGCAGTTCCTCGGTCGCGCCGTGCCCTTCGAGCAGTCCGCGCAACACGCTGCAGCGGTGTTCGGCGGACGGGCCCGGCCCTTCGATGCGAAGTGCAGTGACGGACCCGCCCGCGCGTGCCACCGGTTCGGCCCGCGAGGACGAAACGAGCCCTGCCGGTACGTAGGCCGCCGCCACGACCTCGTGAGGCCCGGTCAGCGCTTCGCGCATGGCGGCCACGGCAGCTTCCGCCGCTAGCCCGAATACCAGCACGGTGCGAATTTTTTCCGGCTTGGGCAGCACCTTGACCGTTATGTCAGTCATCACTGCGAGCGTGCCGTGCGACCCGGCGATCAGTTTGGCGAGATCGAAGCCGGTGACGTTCTTCATCACCCGCCCACCCGACTTGAACGCCTCGCCGCGGCCGTTGACGCCCTCGAAGCCGAGGATGTGATCGCGCGCGGCGCCCGCCTTGATCCGCCGGGGACCCGACAGGTTGCAGGCGATCGCGCCACCGAGACTGCCCGCGTCCCGGCCGCCGAGGAGACCGGAGAGATCGGAGGGATCGAACGCGAGTTCCTGGTTGCGTTCGGCGAGGAGGGCGCGCACTTCGGCGACCGGGGTCCCGGCGCGCGCCGACAGCACCAATTCTTCCGGTTCATATAGGGTGACGCCAGCGAGCGCCGAGAGATCGAGGCGCGCGAGCCCTTCCGGCACGGGGCGGCCGAGCGCGCGCTTGCTGCCCCGTCCCGTTACCTCCAAGGCGCCCTTCGCCTCGGCCAGCGCGGGCGCGAGGTCCTCCGGCCGCGACGGCTTGAATACCTGGATCATCGATCAGAATCTCGGCAGGTCGGGAAACCGCATCTGCCCCTTGTGCACATGCATCATGCCGTGATCGGCGCACCGGTGCAGCGTCGGAAATACCTTGCCGGGGTTGAGCAAACCGGACGGATCGAACGCGCACTTGAGGCGGTGCTGCTGCTCGAGATCGACGGCCGTGAACATTTCCGGCATCAGGTCGCGCTTTTCGATTCCGACGCCGTGCTCGCCGGTCAGCACGCCGCCTACCGCGACGCACGCGCGCAGGATGTCGGCGCCGAACTTTTCGGCGCGCTCCAATTCGTCGCCGACGTTGGCGTCGAACAGGATCAGAGGATGCAAGTTGCCGTCGCCGGCGTGAAAGACATTGGCGACGGCGAGGTTGTGGCGACGCGACAGCTCGGCGATCTTGGCCAGCACCTCCGGCAGCTTGCGCCGGGGGATGGTACCATCCATGCAGAGATAGTCGGGCGAGATGCGCCCGATCGCCGGAAACGCGCCCTTGCGCCCGGCCCAAATGCGCACGCGTTCGGCTTCGTTTTGGCTGATGGCGATCGTGGTCGCGCCCGCCGCGCGGGCGAGCGCCTCGACCCGCCGCACCAGATCCTCGACTTCGATCGCGGGACCGTCGATTTCGACGATCAGCAGCGATTCGACATCGAGCGGATAGCCGGCGTGGGCGAATTCCTCGGCCGCACGGATCGCGGGACGGTCCATCATCTCCATTCCGCCCGGGATGATCCCGGCGGCGATGATCCGGCCGACGCAATCGCCGGCGGATTCGTTGCTGGGAAAACCCATCATCATCGCGCGCGCCGTTTCCGGCGACTTGAGGATGCGCACCGTGATCTCGGTGACGACGCCGAGCAGACCTTCGGACCCGATCACGACGCCGAGCAGGTCGAGGCCGCTCGCGTCCAGGTGCTTGCCACCGAGGCGGACCACTTCGCCGTCCATCAACACCATTTCGACGCCGAGCACGTTATGGGCGGTAAGGCCGTACTTGAGGCAATGCACCCCGCCCGAATTCTCGGCGACGTTGCCGCCGATCGAGCAGGCGATCTGGCTCGACGGATCGGGCGCGTAATAGAACCCAGCATGGCGGACGGCGTCGGTAACGCCGAGATTGGTCACGCCCGGCTGCGCCACCACGCAGCGGTTGGCGAAGTCGATCTCGAGAATGCGGTTCATGCGCGAGAGCCCGACGGTGACGGCGTCCGCCAGCGGCAACGCGCCGCCGGAAAGCCCGGTGCCCGCGCCGCGCGGCACGATACGGACGTTGCGGTCGTGGCAGTAGCGCAGCACCCGGGCCACTTCGGCGGTCGAACGCGGCAGCGCGACCAGCATCGGCAATTGCCGGTAGGCAGACATGCCGTCGCAATCGTAGGCGCGGAGCGCGTCCGCGTTGTCGATCACGCCATCGTCGCCGACCATCGCGCGCAAATCGCGCGCGATTTCGGCGCGGCGCGCGATCACCGACTGGTCAGGTTCGGGCATACGCATGGGAAGCGGCCCTTCCTTAGAGAAGGGGTCGATGGTAGGCCGGGAATCGGGGGATGAAAACGCCCAATCGAACGCGCCCAGGCACATGCGGCTCGGGCGAACGCTGCGCGGGCGCCGCCGGGCTCAGCCCTGGCGGGACTTCATCCGCGGGTTCTTCTTATTGATGACGTAGACGCGGCCACGGCGGCGGACAATACGGCAGTCCTTGTCGCGGGCCTTGGCGCTTTTGAGGGAGTTTCGGATTTTCATGGCGGCGCGGACAATAGGGACGAGCGCATGGCCTGTCAACGCGCGCCGACGCGAACGGAGCCGTTTGCCCTAAATAGGAAAACTGTCTGTGTCGG harbors:
- a CDS encoding FAD-binding protein; this encodes MIQVFKPSRPEDLAPALAEAKGALEVTGRGSKRALGRPVPEGLARLDLSALAGVTLYEPEELVLSARAGTPVAEVRALLAERNQELAFDPSDLSGLLGGRDAGSLGGAIACNLSGPRRIKAGAARDHILGFEGVNGRGEAFKSGGRVMKNVTGFDLAKLIAGSHGTLAVMTDITVKVLPKPEKIRTVLVFGLAAEAAVAAMREALTGPHEVVAAAYVPAGLVSSSRAEPVARAGGSVTALRIEGPGPSAEHRCSVLRGLLEGHGATEELHTSNSETFWREVRDVSFLAADPTAQVWRLSVAPADGARIAGTLAQRLGGHFLLDWGGGLVWLAHPPLPDAGADIVRGVIPPDGGHATLIRADDPARDRVEVFQPRPPALAELGRRVKDAFDPDRRLNPGRMYAGE
- a CDS encoding FAD-binding protein — encoded protein: MRMPEPDQSVIARRAEIARDLRAMVGDDGVIDNADALRAYDCDGMSAYRQLPMLVALPRSTAEVARVLRYCHDRNVRIVPRGAGTGLSGGALPLADAVTVGLSRMNRILEIDFANRCVVAQPGVTNLGVTDAVRHAGFYYAPDPSSQIACSIGGNVAENSGGVHCLKYGLTAHNVLGVEMVLMDGEVVRLGGKHLDASGLDLLGVVIGSEGLLGVVTEITVRILKSPETARAMMMGFPSNESAGDCVGRIIAAGIIPGGMEMMDRPAIRAAEEFAHAGYPLDVESLLIVEIDGPAIEVEDLVRRVEALARAAGATTIAISQNEAERVRIWAGRKGAFPAIGRISPDYLCMDGTIPRRKLPEVLAKIAELSRRHNLAVANVFHAGDGNLHPLILFDANVGDELERAEKFGADILRACVAVGGVLTGEHGVGIEKRDLMPEMFTAVDLEQQHRLKCAFDPSGLLNPGKVFPTLHRCADHGMMHVHKGQMRFPDLPRF
- a CDS encoding FAD-binding protein, whose product is MSTPAARLDDGLLAELRAIAGDRVVTNASVRERHGRDESYHPGHAPDAVVFPQSTEEVVALVRACAARKVPIIPFGVGTSLEGHVAALQGGMCLDLSRMNRIIAVRPEDMDATCEAGVTRKHLNEYVRDRGLFFTVDPGADATLGGMAATRASGTNAVRYGTMRDKVLSLVVVLADGRVIRTSRRARKSAAGYDLTHLFVGSEGTLGVITELTVRLNGIPEAISAAVTAFPDLASAVDTVIATLQSGVPVARIELLDEVQMKALNRYAKLSYREAPTLFFEFHGSDKSVIEQVETVKALARDFGGADFQWAARPEDRAKLWQARHDAHYAAMALRPGARGMATDVCVPISRLAECILETRADIDRSGLVAPIVGHVGDGNFHVIFVIDPDDADEIRRAQAVNERMVLRAIAMDGTCTGEHGVGYGKIGFLAAEHGEALGAMRAIKRALDPGGIMNPGKILAP
- the glcF gene encoding glycolate oxidase subunit GlcF; amino-acid sequence: MQTSFTPAQLADADIREADGILRKCVHCGFCTATCPTYVLLGDELDSPRGRIYLIKHMLETDARAPATPARHLDRCLTCLSCMTTCPSGVNYMRLVDIARERMARGLRRPAMERMLRTLLMRLLPRPGVFRLALLGAALARPFKALLPGRLGVMAAMAPKRLAPPSAVDRPQVFPAEGARRKRVALMTGCAQQVLRPSINEATVRLLTRLGCEVVVAEGAGCCGALAHHIGETAAAEAAARANVAAWERVMAAGGLDAIVVNASGCGTTVKDYAFLLRHDPVWAERGARIASLARDVSEVIDDLGLRGMRPTDNRPRARVIAYHAACSLQHGQRVREVPKRLLAEAGFEVREPAESHLCCGSAGVYNILQADLALRLKERKAQRLAATGADVVATGNIGCWSQLQGASLMPVVHTVELLDWATGGPPPLEISPFAGASGGVGS
- a CDS encoding 50S ribosomal protein L36, producing MKIRNSLKSAKARDKDCRIVRRRGRVYVINKKNPRMKSRQG